The following coding sequences are from one Aliarcobacter skirrowii CCUG 10374 window:
- the fliI gene encoding flagellar protein export ATPase FliI, with translation MNNLDDILNQIDSSNLNIAFGRVTNISSITLSATGLDVAVGDIVRIESEQKLYSVLGMVTVLNASSFIVVPFSFVDGFRVNDKVFLQRDGLNIKCGNGLLGRVVNALGEPIDDKGKIRDIDTSCPINKESISPLERGIIDKKFATGVKAIDSMLTCGKGQKVGIFAGSGVGKSTLMGMIVKGCEATIKVIALIGERGREIPEFIHYNLDNDLENTVIVTATSDESALMRKYGAFTAMAIAEYFRDKGHDVLLMMDSVTRFAMAQREIGLSTGEPPVSRGYPPSVFALLPQLMERAGNSSKGSITAFFTVLVDGDDMNDPIADQSRSILDGHIVLTRDLTEQGFYPPINILKSASRVIDKVVTKDHYNDFLKLKRVLSLIKENEVLIRVGAYKKGADLELDNAISKREKAREFLTQGTLEKYSFDEIVENLKKVLL, from the coding sequence TTGAATAATTTAGATGATATATTAAATCAAATCGATTCATCAAACTTAAATATTGCTTTTGGAAGAGTTACAAATATCTCTTCAATAACACTTAGTGCAACTGGGCTTGATGTTGCTGTTGGTGATATTGTAAGAATTGAATCAGAACAAAAACTTTATTCTGTTTTAGGAATGGTTACAGTGTTAAATGCTAGCTCATTTATTGTAGTTCCTTTTTCATTTGTTGATGGATTTAGAGTAAACGATAAGGTTTTTTTACAAAGAGATGGACTTAACATAAAGTGTGGTAATGGACTTTTAGGAAGAGTTGTAAATGCTTTGGGTGAACCTATTGATGATAAGGGAAAAATAAGAGATATTGATACAAGTTGCCCTATAAATAAAGAGAGTATATCTCCACTTGAGAGAGGAATTATAGATAAAAAATTTGCAACAGGCGTTAAAGCAATTGACTCAATGCTAACTTGTGGAAAAGGTCAAAAAGTTGGTATTTTTGCAGGTTCAGGAGTTGGAAAATCTACACTTATGGGGATGATTGTAAAAGGGTGTGAAGCTACAATTAAAGTAATAGCATTAATTGGTGAAAGGGGTAGAGAGATACCTGAATTTATTCACTATAATTTAGATAATGATTTAGAAAATACTGTTATTGTAACTGCAACTTCAGATGAGTCAGCTTTGATGAGAAAATATGGTGCATTTACAGCTATGGCAATTGCAGAATATTTTAGAGACAAAGGTCATGATGTTCTACTTATGATGGATAGTGTAACAAGATTTGCTATGGCTCAAAGAGAGATAGGACTTAGCACTGGAGAACCACCTGTAAGTCGTGGTTATCCACCATCTGTTTTTGCACTTTTACCACAACTTATGGAGAGAGCTGGAAATAGTAGTAAAGGCTCAATTACAGCTTTTTTTACTGTTTTAGTTGATGGAGATGATATGAATGATCCAATTGCAGATCAAAGTAGATCTATTTTAGATGGACATATTGTATTAACAAGAGATTTAACAGAGCAGGGATTTTATCCACCAATAAATATACTAAAATCAGCCTCTAGGGTTATAGACAAGGTAGTTACAAAAGATCATTATAATGATTTTTTAAAGTTAAAAAGAGTATTATCTCTTATAAAAGAGAACGAAGTTTTAATTAGAGTTGGTGCATATAAAAAAGGTGCTGATTTAGAACTTGACAACGCAATATCAAAAAGAGAAAAAGCAAGAGAGTTTCTTACTCAAGGAACTTTAGAAAAATACTCTTTTGATGAGATTGTCGAAAATTTAAAAAAGGTGTTATTATGA
- a CDS encoding tetratricopeptide repeat protein, with protein sequence MRVFFIFLLLINFLDANSRDFYYSFIGSQGKQIPESTKEQILSTLDGIDEARELYYEGKPKEAFEKIEEIKNSNKISILKTDILLLYSELVLKFQSKKILNDATNELEKAVNDGTVNQENLLQAYLLLVELKLSINKIDEAKYYSKTLVDIFDTQKAKIRGKISQSKIYRYQKNYQNAEKVLYEALNLTSDRNEASNIANELFDVYLLAGKTEEARSAMEQILNLTPSFYSNDFILANKRADMLFKLGMDDLGIKILKDIILNSKNSDILNKTKYKLANIYLNLYKRGDTTSLSIAKALLKSLVDGNKEDPLYKDSKIYYDEIKMRKREIEPTEISHEYVQDETMQQKAILQEFLNYSDDKKYEDIVRGKDIYKKIPKSIQKRFDINNLENMIDIAYLELIKDYIAKKECEKLRNLLKDTKRDIFVQILNDELLKNGLIACIQEKPDEQTYEQLKDILKETKDENIYFVLENIAFGIGKIDDAVYYSSKISNSKNIELLKDEFFTKYQVLKEKNDFVLFDRFLKDNLKNNSVVEANLENPMIIDFYYDLYMYLKKIKDEESANKTLEDLNNFQNSFKVFVYSPVVELELAKIAKDSKNYELAVKNLKDALLHTRNIKKEDEVRIYYELANLYQELKDNENRFEFLQKCKDIKLDDNLYKTMCESMN encoded by the coding sequence TTGAGAGTTTTTTTTATTTTTCTATTGCTTATTAACTTTTTAGATGCAAATAGTAGAGATTTTTATTATAGTTTTATAGGTTCTCAAGGTAAACAAATACCAGAATCAACAAAAGAGCAAATTTTATCAACTCTTGATGGAATTGATGAAGCTAGAGAGCTTTATTATGAAGGAAAACCAAAAGAGGCTTTTGAAAAAATTGAAGAGATAAAAAATAGTAATAAAATATCTATTTTAAAAACAGATATTTTGCTTCTATATTCAGAGTTAGTTTTAAAGTTTCAATCAAAGAAGATATTAAATGATGCAACAAATGAGTTAGAAAAAGCTGTAAATGATGGAACTGTAAATCAAGAGAATCTACTTCAAGCATACTTGCTTTTAGTTGAATTAAAACTTTCAATAAACAAGATTGATGAAGCTAAGTATTATTCAAAAACTTTAGTAGATATATTTGATACTCAAAAAGCTAAAATAAGAGGTAAAATTTCTCAATCAAAAATATATAGATATCAGAAAAATTATCAAAATGCTGAAAAAGTTTTATATGAGGCTTTAAATTTAACAAGTGATAGAAATGAGGCTTCAAATATTGCAAATGAACTTTTTGACGTCTATTTGCTAGCTGGTAAAACAGAAGAAGCAAGAAGTGCCATGGAGCAAATTTTAAATCTAACACCATCTTTTTATTCAAATGATTTTATATTAGCAAATAAAAGAGCTGATATGCTTTTTAAGCTTGGAATGGATGATTTGGGTATAAAAATTTTAAAAGATATTATTCTCAATTCTAAAAATAGTGATATTTTGAATAAAACTAAATATAAGTTAGCAAATATTTATCTTAATTTATATAAAAGAGGCGATACAACATCTTTGAGTATTGCAAAAGCTTTATTAAAAAGTTTAGTAGATGGAAATAAGGAGGATCCTTTATATAAAGATTCAAAAATCTATTATGATGAGATAAAAATGAGAAAAAGAGAGATTGAGCCAACTGAAATTTCACATGAATATGTTCAAGATGAGACAATGCAACAAAAAGCTATATTGCAAGAGTTTTTAAACTATAGCGATGACAAAAAATATGAAGATATAGTAAGAGGTAAAGATATTTATAAAAAAATTCCAAAATCGATACAAAAAAGATTCGATATAAATAATCTTGAAAATATGATAGATATTGCTTATCTTGAGCTAATCAAAGATTATATTGCAAAAAAAGAGTGTGAGAAATTAAGAAACTTATTAAAAGATACAAAAAGAGATATATTTGTACAAATTTTAAATGATGAACTTTTGAAAAATGGTTTAATAGCTTGTATCCAAGAGAAACCTGATGAACAAACTTATGAACAGTTAAAAGATATTTTAAAAGAGACAAAAGATGAAAATATATATTTTGTTTTAGAGAATATTGCTTTTGGAATAGGGAAGATTGATGATGCTGTTTATTACTCTTCAAAAATCTCTAATAGTAAAAATATTGAGCTTTTAAAGGATGAATTCTTTACTAAATATCAGGTTTTAAAAGAGAAAAATGATTTTGTTCTTTTTGATAGATTTTTAAAAGACAATTTAAAAAATAATTCAGTTGTTGAAGCAAATTTAGAAAATCCTATGATTATAGATTTTTATTATGATTTATATATGTATTTAAAGAAGATAAAAGATGAAGAATCCGCTAATAAAACTCTTGAGGATTTAAATAATTTTCAAAATAGTTTTAAAGTTTTTGTATATTCACCAGTTGTAGAACTAGAGTTAGCAAAAATAGCAAAAGATAGTAAAAACTATGAACTTGCTGTAAAAAATCTCAAAGATGCCCTTTTACACACAAGAAATATAAAAAAAGAGGATGAAGTTAGAATTTATTATGAACTTGCAAATTTATATCAAGAGCTTAAAGATAATGAAAATAGATTTGAATTTTTACAAAAGTGTAAGGATATAAAATTAGATGATAATTTATATAAAACAATGTGTGAGAGTATGAATTGA
- the flhB gene encoding flagellar biosynthesis protein FlhB: protein MADDEKTEEPTSKKLEDARNEGNVGKSIEVVGAAVLTLGSIYLIFFSDHLFFEIKNTMKYIYGFMTEELTSATYFTITYAVSMTLMKALMPIFLFIFVIALVGNWMQFGFLSTPLKFDLQKLDPIKGMQNVFSLKKALEALKLTLKLTIIVIVMFVLFALTYEDFLGMMDKELNATIDIIIELSIIFIFTILFIIIIFAIIDFYFSKHYYIKSLRMSKQEIKDEYKNMEGDPQVKGRIRRIQMQMAQKRMMSSVPEADVVITNPTHYAVALKYDSSKNQAPIVIAKGIDFLALRIKEVAKENSITIVENPALARALYDQIDLDREVPNEFYKAVAEIFTYIYDLKKRR from the coding sequence ATGGCTGATGATGAAAAAACTGAAGAACCCACATCCAAAAAATTAGAAGATGCCAGAAATGAAGGTAATGTTGGTAAATCTATAGAGGTAGTTGGGGCTGCTGTATTAACTTTGGGCTCAATTTATCTAATTTTTTTTTCAGATCATCTCTTTTTTGAAATAAAAAATACAATGAAGTATATTTATGGATTTATGACTGAAGAGTTAACAAGCGCAACTTATTTTACAATTACCTATGCAGTATCAATGACTTTAATGAAAGCATTAATGCCTATTTTTTTATTTATCTTTGTAATAGCATTAGTAGGAAATTGGATGCAGTTTGGTTTCTTATCAACTCCTCTAAAATTTGATTTACAAAAGTTAGATCCAATTAAAGGTATGCAAAATGTTTTTAGTCTAAAAAAAGCATTAGAGGCATTAAAATTAACACTAAAATTAACAATAATTGTAATTGTAATGTTTGTTTTGTTTGCTTTAACATATGAAGATTTTTTAGGAATGATGGATAAAGAACTTAATGCTACCATAGATATAATTATTGAGTTATCAATTATATTTATCTTTACAATTCTTTTTATTATCATAATATTTGCTATAATAGATTTTTATTTTTCTAAGCACTATTATATAAAATCTTTAAGAATGAGTAAGCAAGAGATTAAAGATGAGTATAAGAATATGGAGGGAGATCCTCAAGTTAAAGGAAGAATACGAAGAATTCAGATGCAAATGGCTCAAAAAAGAATGATGAGTAGTGTTCCTGAGGCTGATGTTGTAATAACAAATCCAACACACTATGCTGTTGCATTAAAGTATGATAGTAGTAAAAATCAAGCTCCAATTGTTATTGCAAAAGGGATAGATTTTTTAGCTCTTAGAATAAAAGAGGTAGCAAAAGAGAATAGTATTACAATAGTTGAAAATCCAGCATTGGCAAGAGCTTTATATGATCAAATTGATTTGGATAGAGAGGTTCCAAATGAGTTTTATAAGGCTGTTGCAGAAATTTTCACATACATTTATGATTTAAAGAAGAGAAGGTAA
- a CDS encoding flagellar biosynthetic protein FliR: protein MEEFFSLLNSAVVFKFLLLFARVASFVAFMPVFGHAAISVTIRVAFAFYLVIFLFPFVGEFEYIDETNFILALLTEISLGFIAAMLFNVMFSAVRIIGEFVGYATALSMAMMFDPATGSQEGLVSKLLFWIALMVFFQAGLYESTLVMLAKSFSMVHLGAFNIFSFNGIEIAISEISRMFAFAFIFAFPLFFIGFIMDVYYGYGTKSMPAFSPFIITFQLKFALIFIFLIFGLEVLNEAFVNYFIDKFE, encoded by the coding sequence ATGGAAGAATTTTTCTCTTTATTAAACTCTGCTGTAGTTTTTAAATTTTTATTACTTTTTGCAAGAGTTGCATCTTTTGTTGCTTTTATGCCAGTTTTTGGACATGCTGCTATTAGTGTAACAATAAGAGTAGCATTTGCATTCTATTTAGTAATTTTTCTATTTCCTTTTGTTGGTGAGTTTGAGTATATAGATGAGACAAATTTTATTCTAGCTCTTTTAACAGAGATTAGTTTAGGATTTATAGCTGCAATGCTATTTAATGTTATGTTTTCAGCTGTTAGAATTATTGGAGAGTTTGTAGGATATGCAACTGCACTTTCTATGGCTATGATGTTTGATCCAGCAACTGGCTCTCAAGAGGGTTTGGTTTCAAAACTTCTTTTTTGGATAGCATTAATGGTTTTTTTTCAAGCTGGACTTTACGAATCTACTCTTGTAATGTTAGCAAAAAGTTTTTCAATGGTTCATTTAGGGGCTTTTAATATTTTTAGTTTTAATGGAATAGAGATAGCTATTAGTGAAATCTCAAGAATGTTTGCTTTTGCATTTATTTTTGCTTTTCCACTATTTTTTATTGGATTTATTATGGATGTATATTATGGATATGGTACAAAATCAATGCCAGCATTTTCACCATTTATTATTACATTTCAGTTAAAATTTGCTTTAATATTTATATTTTTGATATTTGGTTTAGAAGTTTTAAATGAGGCATTTGTAAACTATTTTATTGATAAGTTTGAATAA
- a CDS encoding flagellar hook-length control protein FliK, with translation MTTLIDLSSQTSESNGDNKASSNLKNDSIKTSPSLFDTLLNSVKNNQELENSENKNLELKNKNTKESIVTEQNIENKADILLNEDISNSVENSIKIDLDDDKTTNFEKVEKEDKELALDIKKDNKSSKDSNNFVNKNSLLDRMILEVKNSDNSQKRDLNIKLENISNNFENSIKSDTKKSQIDILKIDKQEEQIFSKELSLDNTKELKILEDGIDNFEDSLNISKEINKEDSVSTKIDNQKIDKLVIENSKDEVIKNSTEIFIEDTINKENLKVEEISTDLKENEKSSLMDKLIEKNSLVAETNKTNSVILVENKIENKIEKNITQEVNVNGLKSLENKQSDSILASLPQKGLEELKKTRLMDTLISQNSNQNSDKNLENSNKLTDIEVGSEKITNNKFVSEDISRVEKQLLFNKKEAVNILENAKSIEDIKHSAQILDLEASELEVSKEITKDSLKNLELEDKKSLERKTILNTLLNEKNIRSVDVRNLITNSIEASNALLENSLNIADDVTIDVTNSLTNQFSAKIVAARQQLGSMMSDIARQMYENYKPPVTAFRININPQDMGTISVLMKHDRLSGLNITLSISSLTTLELLMENQNMLRNSLVKTFSDSSSFNLDFNQGDNNSSSKEQSSNKNRQNSSKDTQSILKLKEENRDLEDKNDYM, from the coding sequence ATGACAACTTTAATAGATTTATCTTCTCAAACTAGTGAATCAAATGGTGATAATAAAGCATCTAGTAACTTAAAAAATGATTCTATAAAAACTTCACCAAGCTTATTTGATACACTTTTAAACAGTGTTAAAAATAATCAAGAGCTAGAAAATAGTGAAAATAAAAATCTTGAACTTAAAAATAAAAACACAAAAGAGAGTATAGTAACTGAGCAAAATATCGAAAACAAAGCAGATATTTTATTGAATGAAGATATTTCAAATAGTGTTGAAAATAGTATAAAAATAGATTTAGATGATGATAAAACAACTAATTTTGAAAAAGTAGAAAAAGAGGATAAAGAACTAGCTTTAGATATTAAAAAAGATAATAAATCTTCAAAAGATAGTAATAATTTTGTTAATAAAAATAGCTTATTAGATAGGATGATTTTAGAAGTAAAAAATAGTGATAATTCTCAAAAAAGAGATTTAAATATAAAATTAGAAAATATCTCTAATAATTTTGAAAATAGTATAAAAAGTGATACAAAAAAATCTCAAATAGATATTTTAAAAATAGATAAGCAAGAAGAACAAATTTTTTCTAAAGAGCTAAGTTTAGATAATACAAAAGAGTTAAAAATTCTAGAGGATGGTATAGATAATTTTGAAGATAGTTTAAATATATCTAAAGAGATTAATAAAGAAGATAGTGTATCAACTAAAATAGATAATCAAAAAATTGATAAGCTTGTTATTGAAAATAGTAAAGATGAGGTAATAAAAAACAGTACAGAAATTTTTATAGAAGATACTATAAATAAAGAGAATTTAAAAGTAGAAGAGATATCAACAGATTTAAAAGAGAATGAAAAGAGTTCTCTAATGGATAAATTAATAGAAAAAAATAGTTTAGTAGCAGAAACAAATAAAACAAATAGTGTTATTTTAGTTGAAAATAAAATAGAAAATAAAATAGAAAAAAATATAACTCAAGAAGTAAATGTAAATGGTTTAAAATCTTTAGAAAATAAACAAAGTGATTCTATTTTAGCATCTTTGCCTCAAAAAGGTTTAGAAGAGCTTAAAAAAACTAGGTTAATGGATACTTTAATATCTCAAAATAGTAATCAAAATAGCGATAAAAACTTGGAAAATTCAAATAAACTTACAGATATTGAAGTAGGTTCTGAAAAAATAACTAATAATAAATTTGTTAGTGAAGATATAAGTAGAGTTGAAAAGCAACTTTTATTTAATAAAAAAGAGGCAGTAAATATTTTAGAAAATGCTAAAAGTATTGAAGATATAAAACATAGCGCTCAAATTTTAGATTTAGAAGCAAGTGAGCTTGAAGTATCAAAAGAGATAACAAAAGATAGTTTAAAAAATTTAGAGCTTGAAGATAAAAAAAGCTTAGAGAGAAAAACTATTTTAAATACACTTTTAAATGAAAAAAATATAAGAAGTGTTGATGTTAGAAATCTAATAACAAACTCAATTGAGGCTTCAAATGCACTTTTAGAAAATAGTCTAAATATAGCAGATGATGTTACAATTGATGTAACAAACTCTTTAACAAATCAATTTTCAGCAAAAATTGTTGCAGCAAGACAACAGCTTGGTTCTATGATGTCTGATATTGCAAGACAGATGTATGAAAATTATAAACCACCTGTTACTGCTTTTAGAATAAATATTAATCCACAGGATATGGGGACAATCTCTGTTTTAATGAAGCATGATAGACTTAGTGGTTTAAATATTACTCTTAGTATTTCAAGTTTAACAACTTTAGAGCTGTTAATGGAAAATCAAAATATGTTAAGAAACTCTTTGGTAAAAACTTTTAGTGACTCTTCAAGTTTTAATTTAGATTTTAATCAAGGAGATAATAACTCATCTTCAAAAGAACAATCTTCAAATAAAAATAGACAAAATAGTAGTAAAGATACTCAATCTATATTAAAACTTAAAGAGGAAAATAGAGATCTTGAAGATAAAAATGATTATATGTAA
- the flgC gene encoding flagellar basal body rod protein FlgC yields MGFFDGYNVATSGMSAQRTRINVTSANIANAKTTHTAEGGPYKKQVVLFEDVLLANKNKKTNSNDIEVTNSTNSELSLRAVGVKKIIKSDAPPVLRYDPTHPDANEKGYVAYPDINPVVEMVDLIEAMRSYEANVTAFNTHRGIDTKTLDILNGN; encoded by the coding sequence ATGGGATTTTTTGATGGATATAATGTAGCAACTTCTGGAATGAGTGCTCAAAGAACAAGAATCAATGTAACAAGTGCAAATATTGCAAATGCAAAAACTACTCATACAGCTGAAGGTGGACCATATAAAAAGCAAGTTGTACTTTTTGAAGATGTACTTTTAGCAAATAAAAATAAAAAAACAAACTCAAATGATATTGAAGTTACAAACTCTACAAATTCGGAGTTAAGTCTTAGAGCAGTAGGAGTTAAAAAGATTATAAAATCAGATGCTCCTCCAGTTTTAAGATATGATCCAACACATCCAGATGCGAACGAAAAAGGTTATGTTGCATATCCTGATATTAATCCTGTTGTTGAGATGGTTGATTTAATTGAAGCAATGAGATCTTATGAAGCAAATGTTACAGCTTTTAATACTCATAGAGGAATTGATACAAAAACTTTAGATATATTAAATGGAAATTAG
- the fliE gene encoding flagellar hook-basal body complex protein FliE, with translation MQIGSVNFLNPLEQVTGNAVDSATATNQVDSNYANKSFKDLLQNAVDDVNNTQIQGYNSMKDIATGKVQNLQEAVQRIEEAELSLKLGLEVKNKALNAYKEIMRMQV, from the coding sequence ATGCAAATAGGTTCAGTAAATTTTTTAAATCCACTTGAACAAGTAACAGGAAATGCTGTAGATAGTGCAACAGCAACAAATCAAGTAGATAGTAACTATGCAAATAAATCTTTTAAAGATTTACTTCAAAATGCAGTAGATGATGTAAATAACACTCAAATACAAGGTTATAACTCAATGAAAGATATTGCGACTGGTAAGGTTCAAAATCTACAAGAGGCTGTTCAAAGAATTGAAGAGGCTGAACTTAGTTTGAAATTAGGATTAGAGGTAAAAAATAAAGCTTTAAATGCATATAAAGAGATTATGAGAATGCAAGTTTAG
- a CDS encoding P-loop NTPase, translating into MLDEKLSQAKNLINLTKNIDDKVNTKTKLLTVTSGKGGVGKSTFSANLAYFCSSKGFKTVVLDADIGLANMQVLFDIRPEFTLFDYVNGKNSLQDVILETKYSNLYLIAGKSGYQYSNTNSSFVFSRLINDILALNYFDILIVDTGAGLNDYVKEFLQVSTNILAITSTDPSALTDVYSLIKLLSLDKDELMLCFNHTRSDNIGKNVTNSLITLAKKNRLKENFMIKYIGNIPNSSMISSVARTRKLFLKEFPGDDVSMRFVEVAKNILRNLK; encoded by the coding sequence ATGTTAGATGAAAAACTCTCTCAAGCAAAAAACCTAATAAACCTTACAAAAAATATTGATGATAAAGTAAATACAAAAACAAAACTTTTAACAGTAACATCTGGTAAAGGTGGAGTTGGAAAATCTACTTTTAGTGCAAATTTGGCATATTTTTGCTCTTCAAAAGGTTTTAAAACAGTAGTTTTAGATGCTGATATTGGTTTGGCAAATATGCAAGTTTTATTTGATATTAGGCCAGAATTTACTCTTTTTGATTATGTAAACGGTAAAAATAGTTTGCAAGATGTTATTTTGGAGACTAAATATTCAAATTTATATTTAATTGCTGGTAAAAGTGGTTACCAATATAGTAATACAAATAGTAGTTTTGTTTTTTCAAGATTGATAAATGATATTTTAGCTTTAAACTATTTTGATATTTTAATAGTTGATACAGGTGCTGGATTAAATGATTATGTAAAAGAGTTTTTACAAGTATCAACAAATATATTAGCAATAACATCAACAGATCCAAGCGCTTTAACTGATGTTTACTCACTTATAAAACTTTTATCATTAGATAAAGATGAGTTGATGCTATGCTTTAATCATACAAGAAGTGATAATATTGGAAAAAATGTTACTAACTCTTTAATAACTCTTGCTAAAAAAAATAGACTAAAAGAGAATTTTATGATAAAATATATAGGAAACATTCCAAATAGTTCTATGATATCATCTGTTGCTAGGACTAGAAAACTTTTTTTGAAAGAGTTTCCAGGGGATGATGTATCTATGCGATTTGTTGAAGTTGCAAAAAATATTTTAAGAAATCTTAAATAA
- the flhF gene encoding flagellar biosynthesis protein FlhF: MNKYSFLGETPAEALREAQKKCGEDAIVISTKKVEGKTPYDKGMYEVVVMLEDETIMQNKEFTKVAITKASSDDNQPLKAQVYDYREEILKMQNLLEQVQKTLWKPKSQLFDLTIPPEFIDIYTIFEKNEFDSEMTYSIMKKTIKELPVALKVNSKKVNDFFKLILRKVIPIKIESPLRKEQRKIMMMVGPTGVGKTTTISKLAARFAYKMEQNYKVGIVTLDTFRVGAIEQLQAYTNIMRIPLEVVKRPEDLSEALFRLRECSYIFIDTAGSSQYDIDKIELLNEYRKQVDELPIEKTLVLPSNVKHSDLLEVYKNYSILDIDNLIFTKLDETRSFGNIITFAHKTKKAITYFSVGQNVPDDLIPADATFLIECFMKQEFIRS; the protein is encoded by the coding sequence ATGAATAAATACTCATTTTTGGGAGAAACACCAGCAGAAGCATTAAGAGAAGCACAAAAAAAGTGTGGTGAAGATGCAATAGTAATATCTACAAAGAAAGTTGAAGGTAAAACTCCTTATGATAAAGGAATGTATGAAGTTGTTGTTATGTTAGAAGATGAGACAATCATGCAGAATAAAGAGTTTACAAAAGTAGCTATTACAAAAGCAAGTAGTGATGATAATCAACCATTAAAAGCTCAAGTTTATGATTACAGAGAAGAGATTTTAAAGATGCAAAATCTTCTTGAGCAGGTTCAAAAAACTCTTTGGAAACCAAAGTCTCAACTTTTTGATTTAACTATTCCACCTGAATTTATTGATATTTATACAATATTTGAAAAAAATGAGTTTGATAGTGAGATGACTTACTCTATTATGAAAAAAACTATAAAAGAGTTACCTGTTGCACTAAAAGTAAACTCTAAAAAGGTAAATGATTTTTTCAAATTAATTTTAAGAAAAGTGATACCTATAAAAATAGAATCACCGCTTAGAAAAGAGCAGAGAAAAATAATGATGATGGTTGGACCAACAGGAGTTGGAAAAACTACAACAATTTCAAAATTAGCAGCAAGATTTGCATATAAAATGGAGCAAAATTATAAGGTTGGAATTGTAACTTTAGATACTTTTAGAGTAGGTGCAATAGAACAACTTCAAGCATACACAAATATTATGAGAATACCTTTAGAAGTTGTAAAAAGACCAGAGGATTTAAGCGAAGCACTTTTTAGATTAAGAGAGTGTAGTTATATTTTTATAGATACAGCTGGTTCAAGTCAATATGATATTGATAAAATAGAGCTTTTAAATGAGTATAGAAAACAAGTTGATGAGTTGCCAATTGAAAAGACATTGGTACTTCCATCAAATGTAAAACATAGTGATTTATTGGAAGTTTATAAAAATTACTCAATTTTAGATATAGATAATTTAATCTTTACAAAACTAGATGAAACAAGAAGTTTTGGAAATATTATAACATTTGCTCATAAGACAAAAAAAGCTATAACATACTTCTCTGTTGGGCAAAATGTTCCAGATGATTTAATTCCAGCAGATGCAACATTTTTAATAGAGTGTTTTATGAAGCAAGAGTTTATTAGGAGTTAA